A single window of Methylobacterium nodulans ORS 2060 DNA harbors:
- a CDS encoding polysaccharide biosynthesis/export family protein: MLHRFAFAPLLLLGWLPAHAAEYRLGPQDKVRLIVFEWRASRAETYSWAALNTEFTIGASGQLSLPLVGNIDAEGMTPEQLGNAVSEQLQKRLGLVERPVAAAEVSRYRPFYITGDVANPGEFPFRPGLTVLQAVAIAGGAYRPLGATAAGLERDATLARGDLRVMRAEQVSLTAKQARLKAEADDQARIDFPKDLLNPIAAPEAGDAVREEQLIFESRRNSVSSKIENLTQGKVLLDKEVAALNAKDAGLERQLTLALSERDNVRALASKGLAIGTRQLTTEQTVAQMETARLDIGIARVRAEQERARLERNILELRDQRRAEILIELRQVEAKLNELRERIVTADRLAFNAEVSGPEAEEATRESTANLQFKIVRAEAAGAATRDASDSTPLEPGDIVQVRRRRAPLTRASQPMASQNLAPRSGSARAIADAATQ; this comes from the coding sequence ATGCTGCACCGTTTCGCTTTCGCGCCGCTCCTTCTGCTCGGATGGCTTCCTGCACACGCCGCCGAGTATCGCCTCGGTCCACAGGACAAGGTTCGCCTCATCGTGTTCGAGTGGCGCGCGTCGCGCGCCGAGACCTATTCCTGGGCGGCCCTCAACACCGAATTCACGATCGGCGCCTCCGGCCAGCTCTCGCTGCCGCTGGTCGGCAACATCGATGCGGAGGGAATGACGCCCGAACAGCTCGGCAACGCAGTCTCCGAGCAGCTGCAGAAGCGGCTCGGCCTTGTGGAGCGCCCCGTGGCGGCTGCGGAAGTGTCGCGGTACCGGCCGTTCTACATCACCGGCGACGTCGCCAATCCCGGCGAGTTCCCGTTCCGTCCGGGCCTCACCGTGCTTCAGGCCGTGGCGATCGCGGGGGGCGCGTACCGCCCCCTCGGCGCAACGGCGGCCGGGCTCGAGCGCGACGCGACGTTGGCGCGAGGCGACCTCCGGGTGATGCGCGCCGAACAGGTGTCGCTCACCGCCAAGCAGGCACGCCTCAAGGCCGAGGCGGACGATCAGGCCCGCATCGACTTTCCTAAGGACCTCCTGAACCCGATCGCCGCTCCGGAAGCCGGCGACGCCGTTCGCGAGGAGCAGCTCATCTTCGAATCGCGGCGCAACTCCGTCTCGTCGAAGATCGAGAATCTGACGCAGGGCAAGGTCCTGCTCGACAAGGAGGTCGCCGCCCTCAACGCGAAGGATGCGGGCCTCGAGCGTCAGCTCACCCTCGCCCTGAGCGAGCGCGACAACGTTCGGGCGCTTGCCAGCAAGGGACTCGCCATCGGGACGCGCCAGCTCACGACGGAGCAGACGGTGGCGCAGATGGAGACCGCGCGGCTCGACATCGGCATTGCCCGCGTGAGGGCGGAGCAGGAGCGCGCCCGGCTCGAACGCAACATCTTGGAACTGCGGGACCAGCGGCGGGCCGAGATCCTGATCGAACTTCGCCAGGTCGAGGCCAAGCTCAACGAGCTGCGGGAGCGGATCGTGACCGCCGACCGCCTCGCCTTCAATGCTGAGGTGTCCGGCCCCGAGGCCGAGGAGGCTACGCGGGAAAGCACGGCGAACCTCCAATTCAAGATCGTCCGCGCCGAAGCCGCGGGAGCCGCCACCCGGGACGCATCCGACAGCACGCCGCTCGAACCGGGTGACATCGTCCAGGTCAGGCGGCGCCGGGCGCCGCTCACGCGGGCGAGCCAGCCCATGGCGTCGCAGAATCTCGCGCCGCGCAGCGGCAGCGCCAGAGCCATCGCGGATGCCGCGACGCAGTGA